From Ignisphaera aggregans DSM 17230, the proteins below share one genomic window:
- a CDS encoding hypothetical protein (KEGG: mcp:MCAP_0798 ABC transporter, permease protein, putative), translated as MDATDSEVGLSNELRQSHNIIDIIKIMIALIPSIIVITLYIIAMFIDISMVYQVSSTMNNVFIYSFYSILILLIIFEIIPRHYGLRTYLFILILFLTSLYMIFGALREIQHLKSGYFFIIPPSLIFISCSIPQNCSEFYTISFSIPLLLSFILLIYGIYTLLIYVRRTVFT; from the coding sequence TTGGATGCTACAGATAGTGAAGTGGGGCTATCTAATGAGCTAAGACAATCACATAATATTATAGATATAATAAAAATAATGATTGCTTTAATACCTTCTATAATTGTTATAACTTTATACATTATTGCCATGTTTATAGATATTAGTATGGTATATCAAGTATCTAGTACTATGAATAATGTCTTCATATACTCGTTCTACTCAATACTAATACTGCTCATAATCTTTGAAATTATTCCTAGACATTATGGATTAAGAACATATCTTTTTATATTAATCCTATTTCTGACCTCTCTATATATGATTTTTGGAGCATTGAGGGAGATACAACATCTAAAATCAGGATATTTTTTCATTATACCACCATCACTAATATTCATCAGTTGTTCTATTCCTCAAAATTGTTCAGAATTTTATACAATATCTTTTAGCATTCCATTGCTATTATCATTTATACTACTTATCTATGGCATCTATACACTTCTTATCTATGTAAGAAGAACAGTCTTCACCTAG
- a CDS encoding hypothetical protein (PFAM: Zinc finger, C2H2 type), whose product MVYICKRCGRVFKSWNSYIAHIMFGIEGTKKSSKYAKRK is encoded by the coding sequence ATGGTATATATATGTAAAAGATGTGGAAGGGTATTTAAATCATGGAATAGCTATATAGCCCATATAATGTTTGGTATTGAAGGTACAAAGAAATCTAGTAAATATGCTAAAAGAAAATAA
- a CDS encoding protein of unknown function DUF434 (COGs: COG2454 conserved hypothetical protein~InterPro IPR007368~KEGG: sto:ST1363 hypothetical protein~PFAM: protein of unknown function DUF434~SPTR: Q971J5 Putative uncharacterized protein ST1363~PFAM: Protein of unknown function (DUF434)) yields the protein MEIVVDAIYDYRYLLTRGYPIEHALNIVSLKYSLDKKQKLFLYRCVHSKQHAYETKSKIVRDSSEIEGIVMDFYNILLTSIEVFMKKEVFLCDDCLIRDLRGSKIHADEVPFISTIFSRIANAIKLIGFKKVIVVADKNISYSMEYLRLFTEIMNSYGINCYGILSKTTDKDVIAISSENRNIAVATTDIVIIRNALRIYPLINCMISIYRDEYRIFDVSTILGEDCSSYIDKKCIDAIDK from the coding sequence ATGGAGATAGTAGTAGATGCTATATATGATTATAGATATCTTCTTACACGGGGCTATCCCATAGAACATGCACTCAATATAGTTTCATTAAAATATTCTCTTGATAAAAAGCAAAAACTATTCCTATATCGTTGTGTACACTCTAAGCAGCATGCCTATGAAACCAAGTCAAAGATAGTTAGGGATTCCTCAGAGATTGAGGGAATAGTAATGGATTTTTATAATATATTGTTAACTAGTATTGAAGTATTTATGAAGAAAGAGGTTTTTCTCTGTGATGATTGTTTAATAAGAGATTTAAGGGGATCTAAAATTCACGCAGATGAAGTTCCATTTATATCAACAATATTTTCAAGAATAGCAAATGCTATAAAGTTAATAGGATTTAAAAAAGTAATAGTGGTTGCTGATAAAAATATTAGCTATAGCATGGAATATCTAAGACTATTCACTGAGATTATGAATAGCTATGGAATTAATTGTTATGGAATATTATCTAAGACTACAGATAAAGATGTGATAGCTATTTCATCAGAGAATAGAAATATAGCTGTTGCAACTACAGATATAGTGATAATCAGAAATGCTTTAAGAATATATCCATTAATTAACTGTATGATTTCAATATATAGAGATGAATATAGAATATTTGATGTATCTACAATACTAGGTGAAGACTGTTCTTCTTACATAGATAAGAAGTGTATAGATGCCATAGATAAGTAG
- a CDS encoding hydroxymethylglutaryl-CoA reductase, degradative (COGs: COG1257 Hydroxymethylglutaryl-CoA reductase~InterPro IPR002202:IPR004553~KEGG: smr:Smar_0178 hydroxymethylglutaryl-CoA reductase, degradative~PRIAM: Hydroxymethylglutaryl-CoA reductase~SPTR: A3DKY1 Hydroxymethylglutaryl-CoA reductase, degradative~TIGRFAM: hydroxymethylglutaryl-CoA reductase, degradative~PFAM: Hydroxymethylglutaryl-coenzyme A reductase~TIGRFAM: hydroxymethylglutaryl-CoA reductase, degradative), producing the protein MEQEGIKTSRIQGFYKLSIDERLKIVKEIANLTDEEVNLLRNFGNLDPKIADSMIENVIGAMSYPFAVAVNFKINGKDYLVPMVIEEPSVVAAASNAARMLREGEGIRALADKQYMIGQIHILNPKSPYTAINEILLHKEEILEAANATNNTLRKLGGGAKDIEVRIVETRRGISIIVHLIVDVLDAMGANTVNTMAEAVAPMIERITGGEARLKIVSNYAIYRLVRAWVRVSPDAIGGRDVAEKIVDASALAEADPFRAVTHNKGIMNGIIAVALATAQDHRAIEAGAHAYAARSGTYKPLSRWDIDSDGYLTGFLEIPLQVGIVGGAVKTHPIARIALKILNIKSAKELAEVMAAVGLAQNFAALRALVTEGIQRGHMKLHARNLAILAGATGELVEIVAEQMIKEGKISFDYAKELVEKYTSHG; encoded by the coding sequence ATGGAGCAAGAAGGTATAAAAACATCTAGAATACAAGGATTCTATAAGCTCTCCATAGATGAACGATTGAAAATAGTCAAAGAAATAGCAAATTTGACAGATGAAGAAGTTAATTTATTGAGAAATTTTGGGAATCTTGATCCAAAAATAGCTGATTCTATGATTGAAAATGTTATAGGTGCAATGTCTTATCCATTTGCTGTTGCAGTTAACTTTAAAATAAATGGAAAGGACTATCTAGTTCCAATGGTTATTGAGGAACCCAGTGTAGTAGCAGCAGCAAGTAATGCTGCTAGAATGCTACGTGAAGGTGAAGGTATAAGAGCATTAGCTGATAAACAGTATATGATTGGTCAAATCCATATACTAAACCCCAAATCTCCTTATACTGCTATAAATGAGATTCTACTTCATAAGGAGGAGATACTTGAAGCAGCTAATGCAACAAATAATACTCTTAGAAAACTTGGTGGTGGTGCTAAAGATATTGAGGTTAGAATTGTAGAGACTAGGAGGGGTATATCTATCATTGTTCATTTAATTGTCGACGTTCTTGATGCAATGGGCGCTAATACGGTGAATACTATGGCAGAAGCTGTCGCTCCAATGATAGAGAGAATAACTGGTGGAGAAGCTAGGCTAAAGATAGTTTCAAACTATGCTATATACAGGTTAGTAAGAGCATGGGTAAGGGTTTCACCAGATGCTATAGGCGGAAGAGATGTAGCGGAAAAAATAGTTGATGCAAGTGCCTTAGCAGAAGCAGATCCATTTAGAGCTGTAACACATAACAAAGGCATTATGAATGGTATTATAGCAGTTGCACTTGCAACGGCACAGGATCATAGAGCAATTGAGGCAGGAGCCCACGCATATGCCGCTCGTAGTGGTACATATAAACCCTTAAGTAGATGGGATATAGATAGTGATGGCTATCTCACAGGGTTTTTAGAAATACCACTACAGGTTGGAATAGTTGGAGGAGCAGTAAAGACTCACCCGATAGCTAGAATTGCTCTTAAAATACTAAATATTAAATCAGCTAAAGAGTTGGCAGAGGTTATGGCAGCAGTAGGTTTAGCTCAGAATTTTGCTGCTCTAAGGGCTTTAGTAACAGAAGGTATTCAGCGAGGCCATATGAAGTTGCATGCTAGAAATCTTGCTATTTTAGCAGGTGCAACAGGAGAGCTCGTAGAAATTGTTGCTGAGCAAATGATAAAGGAGGGTAAGATAAGCTTTGACTATGCAAAGGAGTTAGTAGAGAAGTATACTAGCCATGGTTAA
- a CDS encoding hypothetical protein (KEGG: nmr:Nmar_0724 hypothetical protein~SPTR: Q1ERA1 Hypothetical conserved protein), with product MDILTQISEFITKINISLHDPTIIKIIRLMKDKNIPLNHVLAEILLYSYFRNRGYEYILIEETINNVKCDVYLRHRNHDICIEIEFYTIPMEYLGNWTEFIIARHIKKLYQIAKAGIKAAAFAYPYGIIPLIPIELIRPSHYRSKKRIQELLAIARKYYSIEEDADELLKMQHIHAVYIFDFSMGKVYEVLLHTIESLIALYQSLIAY from the coding sequence ATGGATATACTGACACAGATATCTGAATTTATCACAAAGATCAACATATCATTACATGATCCCACTATAATTAAGATAATTAGACTTATGAAAGATAAAAACATACCTCTTAACCATGTCTTAGCTGAAATTCTTCTATATTCCTATTTTAGAAATAGAGGATATGAATATATATTGATTGAAGAAACAATCAATAATGTCAAATGTGATGTATATCTTAGACACAGAAATCATGATATATGTATAGAGATAGAATTCTATACCATTCCCATGGAATATTTAGGCAATTGGACTGAATTCATAATAGCTAGACATATAAAAAAGTTGTATCAAATAGCTAAAGCAGGTATAAAGGCTGCAGCATTTGCATATCCGTATGGCATAATACCTTTAATTCCTATAGAACTTATTAGACCTAGTCATTATAGATCTAAGAAGCGGATACAGGAATTATTAGCTATAGCAAGAAAGTACTACTCTATTGAAGAAGATGCTGATGAATTACTAAAGATGCAGCACATACATGCGGTATACATATTTGATTTTTCAATGGGTAAGGTTTACGAAGTATTGTTGCACACAATAGAGTCACTTATAGCATTATATCAATCTCTTATAGCATACTAA
- a CDS encoding conserved hypothetical protein (KEGG: sto:ST1246 hypothetical protein~SPTR: Q971Y2 Putative uncharacterized protein ST1246), translating to MVEENLREVLSAITSPRKGVKPSFELYHVIKLFLLLDLKEPIGRNLLSKELGLGITSIRTLIKRLRQYRLIDVDIVGGCFLTEKGREIVSKIKKNINKIADVSTIIDNDLKICNYAFAALLTKFRLRAESIGIANIRDMAIRNGAKAALVIFIKNSKAYLPPDESINEERYKSLYRIKNFLDASEDDVIIVTFSDDRITAEKALYNTIVELIS from the coding sequence ATGGTTGAGGAAAATTTGAGAGAAGTTTTATCAGCAATTACATCACCAAGAAAAGGCGTTAAACCTTCTTTTGAATTATATCATGTCATTAAATTGTTTTTATTACTCGACTTAAAGGAACCTATAGGTAGAAATTTACTTTCTAAGGAATTGGGTTTAGGTATTACATCTATAAGAACATTAATAAAAAGGTTGAGGCAATACAGACTTATTGATGTTGATATTGTAGGAGGATGTTTTCTAACAGAAAAAGGAAGAGAAATTGTCTCAAAAATTAAGAAGAACATTAATAAAATTGCTGATGTATCAACAATTATTGATAATGATTTAAAGATATGTAATTACGCTTTTGCAGCTCTCCTAACAAAGTTTAGGCTTAGAGCAGAGAGTATAGGAATTGCAAATATTAGAGATATGGCAATTAGGAATGGTGCTAAAGCAGCTTTAGTTATCTTTATTAAGAATTCCAAGGCCTATTTACCACCAGATGAAAGTATTAATGAGGAACGCTATAAATCTTTGTATAGAATTAAAAATTTCCTAGATGCCAGCGAAGATGATGTAATAATAGTTACGTTTTCAGATGATAGAATTACTGCTGAGAAAGCCTTATATAATACTATAGTAGAACTTATTTCCTGA
- a CDS encoding conserved hypothetical protein (KEGG: hbu:Hbut_0997 hypothetical protein~SPTR: A2BLI3 Universally conserved protein), translating to MKLLKILKLPPRIKVLEALGAVADGRINILSDRRAIVKSSDGTRSYNVYIDLQNNEVFSDDNGTKFRGYIGYPIIAFLIAKGVLPYDEKLAKALSGIPWRELNERYKNYAVVEEIVKGIVRKHGIEESYVDNYISVVLRKLSERKFFFKFTDIAMV from the coding sequence GTGAAACTTTTGAAGATTCTAAAGTTGCCCCCTAGGATAAAGGTGCTTGAGGCACTGGGTGCAGTTGCAGATGGTAGAATAAATATTCTTAGTGATAGAAGAGCTATAGTAAAATCTTCTGATGGAACGAGGAGTTATAATGTTTATATAGATTTACAAAATAATGAGGTTTTTAGTGATGATAATGGGACAAAATTTCGTGGATATATAGGTTATCCAATTATAGCATTTCTAATTGCTAAAGGTGTATTACCTTATGATGAGAAGCTTGCAAAGGCTTTATCCGGTATACCTTGGAGAGAGTTAAATGAGAGGTATAAGAATTATGCTGTTGTTGAAGAAATAGTTAAAGGCATTGTAAGAAAGCATGGAATAGAGGAATCCTATGTAGATAATTATATTTCGGTAGTACTAAGAAAATTATCGGAAAGAAAATTCTTTTTTAAGTTCACGGATATAGCTATGGTTTAA
- a CDS encoding Ala-tRNA(Pro) hydrolase (COGs: COG2872 metal-dependent hydrolase related to alanyl-tRNA synthetase HxxxH domain~InterPro IPR012947:IPR018165~KEGG: smr:Smar_1138 Ala-tRNA(Pro) hydrolase~PFAM: Threonyl/alanyl tRNA synthetase SAD~SPTR: A3DNM3 Ala-tRNA(Pro) hydrolase~PFAM: Threonyl and Alanyl tRNA synthetase second additional domain; tRNA synthetases class II (A)), with amino-acid sequence MTELLYQIDSYIREFNAKVVKINQNIIVLNRTAFYPKTGGLESDTGYIVKGDKKYRVVQVRIDKESGDVVHELESSPIDIKEGDEVMGILDWDRRYRLMRLHTAAHILSAIMYRDYNALITGGNIYPEYAYDDYSIEVFDRKIFEDAIAKANEIVKKNLEVKIYWLERDEAMKIPGIVKLASRLPPNVEKLRIVEIPGVDIQADGGPHVRNTQEIGEIVFIKAENKGRNRKRLYYTVKP; translated from the coding sequence ATGACAGAACTCCTCTATCAGATAGATAGTTATATAAGGGAATTCAATGCAAAAGTAGTAAAAATAAACCAGAATATCATTGTTCTAAATAGAACAGCCTTTTATCCAAAGACTGGTGGCTTAGAAAGTGATACTGGATACATAGTAAAGGGGGACAAAAAATATAGAGTTGTACAAGTTAGAATTGATAAAGAGAGTGGAGATGTAGTACACGAATTGGAATCCTCACCTATAGACATTAAAGAAGGTGATGAAGTTATGGGAATATTGGATTGGGATAGAAGATATAGATTAATGAGATTACATACAGCAGCACACATACTATCAGCAATAATGTATAGAGATTATAATGCTTTGATAACAGGAGGTAATATATATCCTGAATATGCTTATGATGACTATAGTATAGAGGTATTCGACAGGAAAATATTTGAAGATGCTATAGCTAAAGCAAATGAGATTGTAAAAAAGAATCTAGAGGTCAAGATCTATTGGCTAGAAAGAGATGAGGCTATGAAGATTCCAGGCATAGTCAAGCTCGCCTCACGTCTACCCCCGAATGTAGAAAAACTTAGAATAGTTGAAATTCCTGGTGTAGATATACAAGCTGATGGAGGACCCCATGTAAGAAATACTCAAGAAATTGGAGAAATAGTATTTATAAAGGCTGAAAACAAAGGTAGGAATAGAAAAAGACTCTACTACACAGTTAAACCATAG
- a CDS encoding bifunctional phosphoglucose/phosphomannose isomerase (COGs: COG0166 Glucose-6-phosphate isomerase~InterPro IPR019490:IPR011857~KEGG: dka:DKAM_1010 bifunctional phosphoglucose/phosphomannose isomerase~PFAM: Bifunctional glucose-6-phosphate/mannose-6-phosphate isomerase-like~PRIAM: Mannose-6-phosphate isomerase~SPTR: B8D5F5 Bifunctional phosphoglucose/phosphomannose isomerase~TIGRFAM: bifunctional phosphoglucose/phosphomannose isomerase~PFAM: Bacterial phospho-glucose isomerase C-terminal region; SIS domain~TIGRFAM: bifunctional phosphoglucose/phosphomannose isomerase), translated as MSMLDMYLRWYEYSIEMLKKEVINIKRYTDIKKVVVLGMGGSGIVGDVLSALSIDNQMVSVNVVKDFYIPENIIDEKTFVLSISYSGNTLETINATRIALTKTDKVGVVASGGELLKIAKDNSLPYITVVGGLAPRAAFPMMLTASLKLLSSCGIQLLEEGDIVKALNILNNIDEAQRDSDKLFEFLKNSKIPTIVATTRYQALAIRTKNELNENAKMLARVEIAPELFHNDIVGWEGTQIKDKTLIINSDIDYENELLEFYENYLKENGVETYRLQLRGSLLERYLYGSLVVGLTSIKLANIRGIDPLQTKSIAMYKDMLKKISSNLHR; from the coding sequence ATGAGTATGTTGGATATGTATCTAAGGTGGTATGAATATAGTATAGAGATGCTTAAGAAAGAGGTTATTAATATAAAGAGATATACAGATATTAAGAAGGTTGTTGTATTGGGTATGGGTGGTAGTGGTATTGTTGGAGATGTACTATCAGCTCTATCTATTGATAACCAGATGGTTAGCGTTAATGTGGTTAAGGATTTCTATATCCCAGAGAATATTATTGATGAAAAAACCTTTGTTTTATCAATAAGCTATTCTGGTAATACCCTAGAAACTATTAATGCAACTAGAATAGCTCTAACTAAAACAGATAAAGTAGGTGTTGTTGCATCAGGAGGAGAGCTTCTAAAAATAGCTAAAGATAATTCATTGCCATATATAACAGTTGTGGGGGGATTAGCGCCTAGAGCAGCTTTTCCAATGATGCTCACAGCCTCTCTCAAGCTTCTATCATCATGTGGTATTCAGCTACTTGAGGAAGGGGATATCGTTAAGGCATTAAACATTCTTAACAATATTGATGAAGCTCAGAGAGATAGTGATAAACTTTTTGAATTTCTCAAGAACTCTAAAATACCTACAATTGTGGCTACAACACGATATCAGGCACTAGCTATTAGAACAAAGAATGAGCTTAATGAAAATGCAAAAATGCTTGCAAGAGTAGAAATAGCACCTGAGCTCTTCCATAATGATATTGTTGGATGGGAGGGTACACAGATAAAAGATAAGACGCTTATCATCAATTCAGATATCGATTATGAAAATGAATTACTAGAATTCTATGAGAATTACCTTAAAGAAAATGGTGTTGAAACATATAGACTACAGCTTAGAGGTAGTCTCCTTGAAAGATATCTATATGGCTCATTAGTAGTAGGATTAACTAGCATTAAGCTAGCAAATATAAGAGGTATTGACCCTCTACAAACAAAAAGTATAGCTATGTATAAAGATATGCTTAAGAAAATCTCATCTAATCTACATAGATAA
- a CDS encoding 50S ribosomal protein L38E (InterPro IPR002675~KEGG: smr:Smar_0869 50S ribosomal protein L38E~SPTR: A3DMV9 LSU ribosomal protein L38E~PFAM: Ribosomal L38e protein family), with the protein MPIFVSDEKEFLDVAKRAIECRVKKNEKEGIAKVKARTKRYLYTFVIGLDKLNDFLNKLKNVCSNIKEIE; encoded by the coding sequence ATGCCCATATTCGTATCAGACGAAAAAGAGTTTTTAGATGTAGCAAAGCGGGCTATTGAATGTAGAGTTAAAAAGAATGAAAAAGAAGGTATAGCTAAGGTAAAGGCCAGAACAAAGAGATATCTATACACATTCGTAATAGGTTTAGACAAATTGAATGACTTTCTAAATAAATTAAAAAATGTGTGTAGCAATATTAAAGAGATAGAGTGA
- a CDS encoding protein of unknown function DUF75 (COGs: COG1938 protein of ATP-grasp superfamily~InterPro IPR002766~KEGG: mbu:Mbur_1398 hypothetical protein~PFAM: protein of unknown function DUF75~SPTR: Q12W63 Putative uncharacterized protein~PFAM: PAC2 family), with protein sequence MWKLYLYEEIEPSENSIAIVGFPGMGLVGKTSVDYIIKSLNSRHVASIYGTRFPAHLLIKHGGIGDMYKVDLFYAKKNGLGIYIVTGDTQPPSDSDQHSLARFIVSRLKRFGVKEVIAAAAYVSDAIVPTRKIYVVGNNSKEIQKYVLRGAETLNEGVISGINGIIVGWATLYKINSVCLLGETWRSIVELNYIDYKAASLIVNIINDVWNLNIDLRDLIEKGDMVEKEVINIVERYAQQRQGREGSERMPYYIT encoded by the coding sequence ATGTGGAAGCTCTATTTGTATGAAGAGATTGAACCAAGTGAGAATTCTATAGCTATAGTAGGATTTCCTGGTATGGGGTTAGTTGGAAAGACATCAGTGGATTATATTATAAAGTCGTTGAATTCTCGTCATGTTGCAAGTATTTATGGTACTAGATTTCCTGCCCATCTCTTGATTAAACATGGTGGTATTGGTGATATGTATAAGGTTGATCTATTCTATGCAAAGAAGAATGGCTTAGGAATATACATTGTTACAGGTGATACTCAACCACCTAGTGATTCTGATCAACATAGTTTAGCTAGATTCATTGTTTCTAGGCTAAAGAGATTTGGGGTTAAGGAGGTTATAGCTGCAGCTGCATATGTTTCAGATGCTATTGTACCTACAAGAAAGATTTATGTTGTTGGTAACAACAGCAAGGAGATACAGAAATATGTTTTAAGAGGTGCTGAAACATTGAATGAGGGAGTGATAAGCGGTATAAATGGTATTATTGTCGGATGGGCAACACTATATAAGATTAATAGTGTATGTCTTCTTGGTGAAACATGGAGAAGCATAGTAGAGCTAAACTATATAGATTATAAAGCTGCAAGTCTTATAGTAAATATCATTAATGATGTCTGGAATCTGAATATAGATTTAAGAGACCTTATTGAAAAGGGCGATATGGTTGAAAAAGAGGTTATCAACATAGTTGAAAGATATGCACAACAAAGACAAGGAAGAGAAGGGTCAGAAAGAATGCCATATTATATCACTTAA
- a CDS encoding RIO-like kinase (COGs: COG0478 RIO-like serine/threonine protein kinase fused to N-terminal HTH domain~InterPro IPR015285:IPR018934:IPR000687:IPR008266~KEGG: hbu:Hbut_0072 RIO-like serine/threonine kinase~PFAM: RIO-like kinase; RIO2 kinase, winged helix domain protein~SMART: protein of unknown function RIO1~SPTR: A2BIY8 RIO-like serine/threonine kinase~PFAM: RIO1 family; Rio2, N-terminal) translates to MVKIGEIYRKLVDDDFKILEFFVRRIKRYEYIPLQTLIEYFNKDYTQKEIMARIKKLVMLKLIEKHSSSDSYRLRFLGLDCYALKKLASKDILKAIGDKIGVGKESDVYRGIAGDDSNVVVKFYRIGRRSFRNIARVRDYGSEAEGSRWILRSILAGNRERAALEALNRFNINGIPKLYGGIYHTIVIEYIEGPLLIEVKSLESPKDCFNEIIDTIKKAFQYGNIVHGDLSPYNIMIDYSKNVERPIIIDWPQYVPSVNPLAIEILKKDLHNIIKFFNKRFNLNADLDQTLKYVLEKS, encoded by the coding sequence ATGGTGAAAATTGGCGAGATATATAGAAAACTCGTTGATGATGATTTTAAGATACTAGAGTTCTTTGTGCGTAGGATTAAGAGGTATGAATATATTCCGCTTCAAACTCTAATTGAATATTTTAATAAGGATTATACTCAGAAAGAAATTATGGCAAGAATAAAGAAATTGGTAATGCTTAAGCTTATAGAAAAACATAGTTCAAGTGATAGTTATAGATTAAGATTTTTAGGACTTGATTGTTATGCTCTTAAGAAACTCGCTTCTAAGGATATACTTAAGGCTATAGGGGATAAAATTGGTGTAGGGAAGGAGAGTGATGTATATAGGGGGATTGCTGGAGACGATTCTAATGTTGTAGTCAAGTTCTATAGAATTGGAAGACGTAGCTTTAGGAATATAGCTAGGGTGAGAGACTATGGTTCGGAAGCTGAAGGTAGTCGATGGATTCTTAGAAGTATATTAGCTGGAAATAGAGAAAGGGCAGCATTAGAAGCTTTAAATAGATTTAATATTAATGGTATTCCGAAGCTTTATGGAGGAATCTATCATACTATAGTTATAGAGTATATAGAGGGTCCTTTACTTATAGAAGTAAAATCGTTGGAAAGTCCTAAAGATTGCTTTAATGAGATAATTGACACTATTAAAAAAGCATTTCAATATGGTAATATTGTTCACGGAGATCTAAGCCCATATAATATTATGATAGACTATAGTAAAAATGTTGAGAGACCTATTATCATAGACTGGCCCCAATATGTTCCTAGTGTAAATCCACTTGCAATAGAAATACTTAAGAAGGATTTACATAATATTATAAAGTTCTTTAACAAAAGGTTTAATTTAAATGCTGATTTAGATCAAACACTTAAATATGTCTTAGAGAAATCTTAG